In Arachis hypogaea cultivar Tifrunner chromosome 7, arahy.Tifrunner.gnm2.J5K5, whole genome shotgun sequence, the genomic window tcatttagaacatactaaaaatacacccaaatggattCACGAGATACACCCAACTAAatatacaatatacacccaaaacaGCAAACGAAACACACCCTGCTTAATAAGCTACATACACCCAATGTGgacaaacaaaatacacccaaaccgaAAAAtaaattacacccaagtatggtacttactttttcccctttttgccgGGGTGTTTAATTCCCGAATCCTCCGAGTCTTCTTGagcctcagactcagaggtagaagtgtcactgtcagtagtttctgtctccgaagacgatgttgagctcgccttccttttttttgttttttttatttcttgtttttttgtttttttgtttttttcacattttttcttttgtatctgCCAAATTCAGaatcccctgaaacatgagatattttagttagcaccattcgggtaaataaaatacaccaacTTATTATGATTACTCACCAAAATTTCCTCTCTCTCTGCAttcattctttccaccaactgctccttagtccagttggcaatccatggctttggtggtctttcaaccctgttcttgcctttgttttttgaaaggtgaaagtagattatcatcagggcgaagaggcagccattgattgccttcttcttcttctcttgatAGTCTGTTATGCCCTTGATCATGAAGGTCAGAACATGCCCCCCCCAGTTTCTCTCCTCtatgccgtccatcttaaaaattgggaCCAGGTGCACCggcgatattttgtttatcgtcgttggcaaaaggaacgccatttgtatgtagaggatgaatatcctcttgaacatcaggcgttcctcttcgttgccaacgccgatttccatcatttcatcggtaagacttttgagggtcttaccctggaatcttctataaattattttgtcatcatcagaaagtttcttatagtcaactttctcaggaaatagatctcctacaaaaaggaagacaacaaagcatccaagtcggttcaaatacacccaagcatcaggttaatatacacccaagcaacaacttaatatacatgtataattttgagctaattacctgttgcattgatgccaagcgcatcacctattttttttggggttatatggaaagaaccatatcctgtcttcagtttgttctccccaagtttgaagttgtttgccagctcccttaagagttggtgatccaccctcagtggtgggatgtgcatcaacccaccgaatccAAGATCCCTCACAAttgccttcttctcctcagtcatgtttctgaacttatcattcaggagatgtgtggcacatTTCAGGTCTTtagtttggtttcttgctgccattttctctgaaactaaaaatacacccaaagatatcagtaatatacacccatatatatatgactcagatacacccattgataacaattAAGATACAtccattgataacagtaagatacacccatagatattattcagatacacccaaagatgtcaaacaagatacacccatttattacagtgagatacacccatagatattattcagatacatccatatagatatcagtcagatatcactcaaccatgcttcaatatcaagccacattacaagGTTAAGCAGTTTACACCCCCGAATCTACGGaataaacccccaaaaatcaacaaaaatagcaGGAGAACTTAGAATAACAATgtagaacgacgtagaacttagaagaacgacgtataacttagaagaacgacgtataacttagaacagtgtaacaaagaagcaacagtaatagtaaaccctagaagaacgacgtagaagaaaagtaaaatatacagtatTTTAATGGACTTACGTTGAGTATTCTTGGtttgttttttcttcagtttcttCACAGAGAGGTTGATAGTGTTTTGATGCAGTTTTCGAACTACGATTTCTATATTTTGAAACTTGATTTTCGCTCGAAAATGAGAGGGTTTCGTTGTTTTGAAAGCGCCTTGAGaaatggaagaagtggaagaagtggaagagtcttCCATACGTAACCGTTCGAATGTTGAGCGCGTGATTTTGACGCGCTATCTTATCTCTCTTCATGCGCGTGATTTTTgtttgggctgggccaacttgtttgcttgtaggcttgtatgtgtagcaggcccgaatatttattaattataaatttcaataaccttttgaaTTGATTCTTGATAGTTTTTGTTTCATACAAATTAGgataatttacataaataaattaaacaagaaaCAACCTTATCTATTTGTTCTAAATTAAATGACATTCAActgcctttttttttctctttttaatatataaatcgtAGGCTTTATCTAAGTATATTACGTTTCATCATAAAGCTTAATAATACACCGATTTAGTAGGTAGATcatattaattttgattttcaaaatattaaataGATTAGTCTCTAATTCTTTTTAAAAAGAAACAaatttcttttgttaaaaataatataatagatgaattaaattgtttgaaaattttaaatataagaaATAGACATCAATATCAATACCaatgaattaatataatttaaataatataatttttttatactcacCTTAAAAAATCGTTGGAATCTTCtaaggtaaataaataaataaaaatggatagATATCAACTATCACATAAAGTAAGACAAGAAAACTTGATATAGTCACAAATCGGACCCAgacattaaattaatttatattatctaTTGCAAACTAAATTAGGATCTTATTTACTATAACTAAGTACAAATGAACAATAAACAATAGATAATATTTTGGAATATAATATAGGGTAAAAAACTTATATAAGCCAAGGCAAGAAGGGTCTAACGTAAATACGCCAAATcgaaaatcgtttcagcaataagccaaacACTATgtttatgtaattcgaaccaaggtggTTCGAACTACAAACCttaataattcgaaccaggttggttcgaattagGGGAGAGGAAGTTTGaacgtaattcgaaccaaggtggTTCGAACTCTTCTTGCACGTAATTCGAACTGGCCTAGCTCGAATTATTCATTGGAAACCAaaccatgtaattcgaaccaagctggttcgaattaccctTGGCGTGCtccttcataattcgaaccaaggtggttcgaattatgggtgattcggctatataaggagttcgaatcaccctCATTCGAACTATTATTCCTACCCCCTACCCCAcaaaatctcagagaaaacgacccagattctctcTGAGGAAGACCTGAACGGAATACTCTACTCATGGGGAACGGAATACGCTGCATCAAAGTCTGTCGCAGGGATTTCGGCGGCACCCCTGCATGTTGCGCCACCAGCACAGCCTGCCCCACCGGATGATGGGGATGACATCGAGGATGAGGATCCATTTATCCGCCGAGGTCAGAGGGCACGGGTAGCCCGTCGCTGTGGTACTGGGTCGCATCTGTTTAGATGATTCACGTTTCATGTATTTTTTTCCTTAAAGTTCAATCATGTATGATAGTGATTTGTACTTTTTTTGTTATGTTATAGTCTGTTCacctatgttttttttatttgtgttgtGGGACTTTGATTATGTATGATCAATGAATCTTGAAACAGTTTagtgtttattttttcttattaaattgtGCATCTACGGAAAATGTAGCATTATTCATAATTAAAGAAGCCATATTCATTACTACTCGCAACAATCAAACTAAAAGTCATGCGCACTAATGTAAATAATACTGACACTAACAACATGCGAACTAATGTAAATAACACTAAGACTAGCAACATGCGCACTAATGTAAATAATGCTAACACTAACAACATGCATACTAATGGTGTCCTGTCTGAGACGAGCCTCCAACCTGTGGGCAACTACGTCGTGTGTGTCCGGGTTGGCGACATAGGCCGTACCTCTTTGGCCGAttcggatctgcctcgtccatattCGTCCGTATCCTAGTGGATCTAGGACGACCCTCTCTGGCACGCCTCTTGTCAGGGTCTGGAATCACCGTGGGCCCGTCGTAAGGTGGCCAGAAGTCCTCCGGGATCGGAGGTGTGAATCCCATCCGATACACACTGAACACCGAGCTAATCTGATAGACGCTGTGAACGTAAGAGGTCCAGGTGAccaaccttgtactgtacccctcgccagatgctgtaagtcttcacacttaaaagggcctcatctttatcctggaattgctgaccaacctggaactctgtcagaccagtagtcccttccgcatctctagctccgaatccaacagcGTGCCCTAAAACCCCCTCATGTCTCATGGCGTCCAAGTCCAACgaggaaaaatgtggtggatactgctgtgtgccagagctagaaccacctacCTCCAATGCAGGCCCAGTCGCTCCAATATCATCAGCGCTGTCATcgtcaatcatatccggctcAACGTCATCCTCCTCTTCATCAACCAAAAAACCGTCTCCTACACCAACAGGTGCAACTCCCACTAAAGCGTTCGGCAAATTTTCCCTTTCCACTACCTCGTCGCCTTCGGTGCCATTGAGGTCAACAGCAAAAGACGGGGAGGCGACAggttggaccactggttcgtACACAGGGACGGACGAGGAAGCAACGGCAGGCCGGGAACTAGAACCTGCTGGATTCGCTATAGTGTTCGTATTCCTGTTCGAACCGCCGGAGCTGGATACAACATCAACCAGCCGTGCCAACAACTCCGGTGTCCTCACCTCCGGAAACTGCCGCCGACAAAGAAACATTACTTGCAAGTCCACATCATTATTAATCGTGAAgcaatcatacttcacggtatTCTGTAGCACCGtgactggaatgcgatagaaaaacttctttacCCGCTTCGCACCATCTAGACCGAGCTTCATTAGTACAAcgctaacaaggtcatcataaCTCGTCGTAGATGTTACGACAATACATAGAGGATTCTTATCTGTGAACGTTACTCCGGAACGAGTTTTTCTATTAACAGATCCTCTATGGTGCaccaaaaccacaaaactctcctcactagccatctcccTCTAATGAGACTAACTCACGTTTGGAACCATATATATACAACTCAGTctcacactaattcgaaccggtCTGGTTCGAACTATGatttgtgtaattcgaaccagcccggTTCGAATTACACGGAAACCGtctctctctataattcgaaccagcttggttcgaattacgttcattcttaattcgaaccaagctggttcgattTATTACCAACCAAAAAAACCTAATTCGAACTCACCTGGTTCGATTTACTAACAATTAgagttcgaaccaacctggtttgaattatataaaaatacgaTCTGGCTTATCACTGAAACGATTTTTGCTTTGGCGTATTTACGTAATTTTTTGAGTCAGTTGGCTTATTATGGTTTTTTACCCtataatatatatacacacacaggCACACACAACACGGAGCTTGTTAGTAATGAAAGTGATGAGTAGTTTAGATTCAGATTTTAAGTAAGtcttagcttttttttttaaagaagtcTTTGAGATTTTCGTTAATTATAAAAGGACAATAAATAATGAGAAAAATGTTTAAAAGGTAGAACACTACGatatatttggtttgaataatgAGACTTATCTACCTACACCAGTATTAAATAATAATTCAGAATTCTACTATTCAAAAAcgatattattttttcaaatcttttaattAGACTAAAGTTaggttaaattataaataaattaaaaattttagatattattattttaatcatttttggattaaatttgattcaaattattgtagaatctaaaaattttagattttattttctcaaatatACTCAAACTAAGAATGAGCACTACTAGATCAAGATACCaccacaaaaaatattattttactatcTGATtgaattcaacaaaaaaaaatactgaCGACGAAAAATTATTactattgaatttttaaatttgtatctGTCGCAAAAATATCTTTGAaattttcctaaaaaataattgTCGTTGgcaaaaaattctcattattatcGTCAAATTGTCTAAAGTTAAATATgacattttattcttttttactcGTACAGAAAGGTATTTATAAATTTGATtacttaatattattaatattattgatattattattaatattattattaatattaattaatattattattaatattaataaatagttattaacTGTTTAGTACTATTTAGTTGAAGGGACACAATCTTTTAAAGATTGTGTATATTCAAAATATTATATCTATTGGTAATAGAAAAGACAACCATTTGTatacgtaactaatcataattgctacgtgcaatatgtataaataagttaTTGTCCACTATTTCAAAAATACAAGTACTAAGTGTACATTTTAATCAACTATTAAGAATTTTTCTTTGTTCAAaagagttgagaatttcttactattgctaattaagaaattcttaggtttcattgtattCTGGGAGAGTATTAtcatcaaccctatagcaactaagtgtggggacaaatatctctctaaaaaaagcgatctaatcgtgccttgaaactaatacacaaatataagattttgtcatcttctCATAATAATATACCCAAtaattttagagagatatttcttGAATATGACACAAGATCAAAACACTACGTTCAAGGTCATGAATCAAGAGTTTGTCAAATTAGATCGTCTTGATGGAACGAACTTCAACCGTTGGAAAGACAAGATGATGTTTCTTCTTTCAGTTCTCAATCTTGCATATTTGATTGACCCAAAGACTACACCAATTGCTGATGCCGCTGAAAATTCCACattggaagagaaagaaaagattgtTCAATTTAAAAAGAAACGTGATGAAGATACTTTTGCATGTCGAGGTCATATTCTCAATACTTTATCCGACCGACTCTATGATCTCTACATGTCAATTCAATCACCATTAGAGATTTGGAAATCTTTGGAAGAAAAGTACAATACCGAACGACAAAGAACAGATAAgtttattatgataaaatattttgaatttattatgaatgatactatgCTTGACAtggatcaaattcatgaattacaaATCCTTGTAAGTAGACTTCGTGATCTACAAGTGGTGATCCCTAAATCATTACAAGTTGgagcaattatttcaaaattacCTTCATCTTGGAATGGTTATAGGAAGAAACTTTTACATCTTGGTGAGGACTTCACAATTGAGAAATTACTAAGGCATATACGTATAGAGGAGGAAACTAAAAAAACGCGATGCTGTGTATCTTTCTCAAAGTTCTAAAGTGAATCATATTGGTGAAAACAAcaccaataagaagaaaagaaagtccTCTAAAGATTCAAAGCAAGATAAGAAGAGACAAAGAGAGTGTTATCATTGTCACAAGAAAGGACACTATATCAAAGAATGTAGACTTCTGAAAAAGGAAGCACCAAAGACCAACTTAGTGGAAGAGAATGACCTAATTGCTATGGTTGTAGAAAAAGTACAAAACATGCATATTGGCATGGTTAAAGAAGTTAACATAGCAACACAAGGAAAATCACTTGAATGGTGGTTAGATTCAGGGGCTACTATTCACGTTAGCAATGATcgcaaccaattcaaaacatatgaaGAAGTGAACAATAGAGAGGTCTTAATGGGCAATGACAACTCAGCCAACGTTTGTGGTCAAGGAACTGTGGAATTGAATTTTACACttggaaagaaattaaatttaataaatgtaCTTCATGTTCTAGATTTgagaaaaaatttagtttctgttaatctCTTGTGTAAGAAAGGATTCAAAGTTATAATGGAATCCAATAAAGTGATCTTGCTTAAGAATGATGTATTCGTAGGAAAAGAATATTGTACTGAAGGCATGTTTAAACTTAGTATTAATAAAGTGAATGTTTCATTGTATGTTGTTGATCCTTGTGATTTATGGCATAGTAGTTTAGCACACTTAAATTACAAATCAATTGAATATATGCAAAAGAATAACTATATTGATTTTAGTAATAAGGATTTTAATAAGAAATGTGATATTTGCATACAATCCAAAATTACTAAGAAACCTTTTTCTAAAGTTgaaaaaatacatatttattgGAGTTTATTCATAGTGATATTTGTGAACTAAATGGCAATATTACTAGAggagaaaaaagatattttataacttttattgatgattgttcTAAATTTACTTATCTGTATTTGCTTAGAAATAAAGTTGAAGCTTTTGAAATGTTTAAGAAATATAAAGTGGAAGTAGAAAATAtgcataataagaaaataaaagttctTCGTAGTGATCGAGGTGGAGAAtatttttctaatgaatttgatcACTTTTGTGAATTACATGGTATTGTGCATGAATCTTCCACTCCATATACTCCGCAACAAAATGGTTTGGCGGAAAGAAAAAACCATACCTTAGTGgatatggttaattcaatgttaCTAAATTCAAAATTACCTTACAATTTGTGGGGTGAAGCATTATTAACATCATGTCATATCCATAATAGAATACCATCAAGATATAGAAAGGTTTCTccttatgaaatttggaaaggaaggaaacctaatttaaattatcttaaagtGTGGGGGTGTTTAGCCTTTCATCGAGTTCCTGATCGAAAGAGAACCAAATTGGGGTCAAGAGCCATAAAAGACACTTTTATAGGATATGCTCAAAATTCTAAAGCATATAGAATATTAGACTTAGAGTCTAATGTAGTTGTTGAATCAAGAGAAgtagaatttattgaaaataattttatcaatgattcaacttctaattcagagtatccccaaaatgatactaatatttcacaagaaataaataatcaaaataataaacgtcTAAGTGACAAAAAATTGATTGAACCAAGGAAGAGCTtgagagtaagaaaagaaaagaacttgggtccagattttatttcttctcaggcTATCACCTTTTTGGTAGAAGAAACTAGGAATTCTGTAACAAACAAGATTCCTATTATTATGAACATAGAGGATGATCCTCAAACATTCAAAGAGGCTATGGCTTCAAGGGATTCTGCTTTTTGGAAAGAAGCAATAAATGATGAAATAGACTCAATATTATCTAATAATAATTGGGTCTTAGTTGATTTGGCTCCAGGATCAAAGCTTATAGGATGTAAGTAGGTATTTAGAAGAAAGTATAATACTGATGCTTCATGATAAACCTTTAAAGCAAGGTTAGTGGCCAAGGGGTTTAGATAACAAGAAGGTCTAGACTATTTTGATACCTACGCACCTGTGGCAAGAATGACTTCTATTAGGGCTCTTATAGCATTAGCATCCATACATAAGCTTCatatacatcaaatggatgttaaaacgGCTTTTCTATATAGAGATCTTAATGGaaaaattt contains:
- the LOC140174374 gene encoding uncharacterized protein yields the protein MTQDQNTTFKVMNQEFVKLDRLDGTNFNRWKDKMMFLLSVLNLAYLIDPKTTPIADAAENSTLEEKEKIVQFKKKRDEDTFACRGHILNTLSDRLYDLYMSIQSPLEIWKSLEEKYNTERQRTDKFIMIKYFEFIMNDTMLDMDQIHELQILVSRLRDLQVVIPKSLQVGAIISKLPSSWNGYRKKLLHLGEDFTIEKLLRHIRIEEETKKTRCCVSFSKF